In one window of Campylobacter hepaticus DNA:
- the trpD gene encoding anthranilate phosphoribosyltransferase, translating into MILLIDNYDSFVFNIKNMLENLSNDEILVCRNDEISLNEINNLNPTHIILSPGPKHPSQSGICLEIFKARLNIPVLGICLGHQALALAFNSLVSKMQEAVHAKTTLVKQCKENELFATLPQEFNVMRYHSLEVKQPSDELEILAFDEKGVIMALKHKKLPYFGVQFHPESHFSEYGLKILSNFLKQKINKFESEQKQLSFYIQKMSENHFLQSEDFEQICSIIMSKNYEILQLAVLLVLITEKSLNEKSLSAFVKQILTYSITFSDESDMIDICGTGGDGFKSINVSTTSAFILAALGVKVAKHGNYAISSSSGSTDILHALNIITPNTLDLALKYLNGQKLSFFHAPFFHPLVGQLKEIRSRLGIRTVFNILGPLLHPNLKLKYQLMGNYHAPVHRLLIEVLKELGREKALVVRGNDGMDEISICHDTKIYELCEGEILEYCISPEQFGFKRALHSQIIGANAYENAKDLLDILSGKMQGAKFDLVILNAMFALYTANKVNSPLKAKDMILQAIYSGKVIEYFKEYQACVKN; encoded by the coding sequence ATGATACTTTTAATTGATAATTATGATTCTTTTGTGTTTAATATAAAAAACATGCTAGAAAATTTAAGTAATGATGAAATTTTAGTATGTAGAAACGATGAAATTTCTCTTAATGAGATTAATAATTTAAACCCTACTCATATTATTTTAAGTCCTGGACCAAAGCATCCTAGTCAAAGCGGTATTTGTCTTGAAATTTTTAAGGCAAGACTTAATATACCTGTTTTAGGTATTTGTTTGGGTCATCAAGCTTTAGCTTTAGCCTTTAATTCTTTAGTATCTAAAATGCAAGAAGCTGTACATGCAAAAACTACTTTGGTAAAACAATGTAAGGAAAATGAGTTGTTTGCAACCTTGCCTCAAGAATTTAATGTGATGCGTTATCATTCTTTAGAAGTTAAACAACCTTCAGATGAACTTGAAATTTTAGCTTTTGATGAAAAAGGTGTTATTATGGCTTTAAAACATAAAAAACTACCTTATTTTGGAGTGCAATTTCACCCTGAGAGTCATTTTAGTGAATATGGTTTAAAAATTCTTTCTAATTTTTTAAAGCAAAAAATTAATAAGTTTGAAAGTGAGCAAAAGCAGTTAAGTTTTTATATACAAAAGATGAGTGAGAATCATTTTTTACAAAGTGAGGATTTTGAACAAATTTGTAGTATTATTATGTCTAAAAATTATGAAATCTTGCAATTAGCAGTTTTGCTTGTTTTAATTACAGAAAAATCTTTAAATGAGAAATCCCTAAGTGCTTTTGTAAAACAAATTTTAACTTATTCTATAACTTTTAGTGATGAAAGTGATATGATAGATATTTGTGGAACAGGTGGGGATGGATTTAAAAGTATTAATGTTTCTACAACTAGTGCTTTTATTTTGGCAGCTTTAGGGGTAAAGGTTGCTAAACATGGTAATTACGCTATTTCAAGTTCTAGTGGAAGTACAGATATTTTACATGCTTTAAATATTATTACACCAAATACTTTAGATTTGGCTTTAAAGTATTTAAATGGACAAAAACTTAGCTTTTTTCATGCCCCTTTTTTTCATCCTTTAGTGGGACAATTAAAAGAAATCAGATCAAGACTTGGAATAAGAACAGTTTTTAATATTTTAGGACCCTTGTTGCATCCTAATTTAAAATTAAAATATCAATTGATGGGAAATTATCATGCACCTGTGCACAGACTTTTGATTGAAGTTTTAAAGGAATTAGGACGTGAAAAAGCTTTAGTTGTAAGAGGAAATGATGGTATGGATGAAATTAGCATTTGCCATGATACTAAAATTTATGAACTTTGTGAGGGCGAAATTTTAGAATATTGTATTTCTCCTGAACAGTTTGGATTTAAAAGGGCTTTGCATAGTCAAATTATAGGTGCTAATGCCTATGAAAATGCTAAAGATTTGCTTGATATTTTAAGCGGAAAAATGCAAGGGGCAAAATTTGATCTTGTGATTTTAAATGCTATGTTCGCACTTTATACGGCTAATAAAGTCAATTCACCTTTAAAAGCTAAAGATATGATTTTACAAGCTATATATTCAGGTAAGGTAATAGAATATTTTAAGGAGTATCAAGCTTGTGTTAAAAATTAA
- the trpB gene encoding tryptophan synthase subunit beta, whose amino-acid sequence MKKAYYGDFGGQFLPESAMFALHELENAFLKFSKDKSFKKELDKLLKTYVGRPTALYFASNLSKKYKHEIYLKREDLNHTGAHKINNAIAQVLLAKKMGKKKVIAETGAGQHGLATATAAALLGLECEIYMGAIDAQRQALNVYKMELLGATIHPVQNGLKTLKEATTAAIQAWVGDIKNIFYVVGSAVGPYPYPKIVTHFQSIIGKECKIQLQKLGKKADYIIAAIGGGSNAAGIFYDFIKDESVNLIGVEAGGLGIDTPYHAATLNKGKTGIIHGMKTKVLQDDLGNILPVHSISAGLDYPGVGPLHAFLFESQRAKYYAISDEECVKALKLLCKEEGIIPALESSHALAFLEKLCPHLEKKSVIIINLSGRGDKDMQMLREYKKGMIYD is encoded by the coding sequence ATGAAAAAGGCTTATTATGGAGATTTTGGTGGGCAGTTTTTACCTGAAAGTGCTATGTTTGCTTTGCATGAACTTGAAAATGCTTTTTTGAAATTTTCTAAAGATAAATCATTTAAAAAAGAACTTGACAAACTTTTAAAAACTTATGTAGGACGTCCTACTGCTCTTTATTTTGCAAGTAATTTAAGTAAAAAATATAAACATGAGATTTATTTAAAACGTGAAGATTTAAATCATACAGGAGCTCATAAGATTAATAATGCTATAGCTCAAGTGCTTTTAGCTAAAAAAATGGGAAAGAAAAAAGTTATAGCAGAAACTGGAGCAGGGCAACATGGTTTAGCTACAGCAACTGCAGCAGCACTTTTAGGTCTTGAATGTGAAATTTATATGGGGGCTATTGATGCACAAAGACAAGCTTTAAATGTTTATAAAATGGAACTTTTGGGTGCTACAATTCATCCAGTACAAAATGGACTTAAAACTTTAAAAGAAGCTACAACTGCAGCTATTCAAGCTTGGGTTGGAGATATTAAGAATATTTTTTATGTTGTTGGAAGTGCGGTAGGTCCTTATCCTTATCCTAAGATAGTAACGCATTTTCAAAGCATTATAGGCAAAGAATGTAAAATACAACTCCAAAAACTTGGTAAAAAAGCAGATTATATTATAGCTGCTATTGGAGGTGGGAGTAATGCTGCTGGAATTTTTTATGATTTTATTAAAGATGAAAGTGTAAATCTTATTGGTGTTGAAGCTGGAGGGCTTGGTATTGATACGCCTTATCATGCGGCTACTTTAAATAAAGGTAAAACAGGTATTATTCATGGTATGAAGACTAAAGTATTACAAGATGATTTGGGTAATATTTTACCTGTGCATAGTATTAGTGCCGGGCTTGATTATCCAGGAGTTGGCCCTTTACATGCTTTCTTATTTGAAAGTCAAAGGGCTAAGTATTATGCTATTAGCGATGAAGAATGTGTTAAAGCTTTAAAATTGCTTTGTAAAGAAGAAGGTATTATTCCAGCTCTTGAGAGTTCTCATGCTTTAGCATTTTTAGAAAAATTGTGTCCACATTTGGAGAAAAAAAGTGTGATAATAATTAATCTTTCAGGTAGGGGTGATAAAGATATGCAAATGCTTAGAGAATATAAAAAAGGTATGATTTATGATTGA
- the trpA gene encoding tryptophan synthase subunit alpha produces the protein MIDFRKFYKDKANVAYMILGYPSLHLSKAFLEKLDESVIDILELGVAYSDPIADGKFISDATKQVLDQGINIDSIFKLLDGIKTNKALVFMVYYNLIFSYGLEKFVKKAKSLGICALIVPELSFEESYDLKKICQKYQLALITFISVTTPKQRIQKLVKNAQGFIYLLASIGITGSKSVEESILLDKVKEIRSFTNLPIFVGFGIKDNKDVKKMRKIADGVIVGTSIIECFKKNDLQVLMQDIEEIFKK, from the coding sequence ATGATTGATTTTAGAAAATTTTATAAAGATAAAGCAAATGTAGCTTATATGATTTTAGGTTATCCTAGTCTTCATTTAAGCAAGGCTTTTTTAGAAAAATTAGATGAGAGTGTTATTGATATTTTAGAACTTGGTGTAGCTTATAGTGATCCTATTGCTGATGGTAAATTTATAAGTGATGCAACTAAGCAAGTTTTAGATCAAGGTATAAATATTGATAGTATTTTTAAACTTTTAGATGGGATTAAAACAAACAAAGCTTTGGTTTTTATGGTGTATTATAATTTAATTTTTTCTTATGGATTAGAAAAATTTGTAAAAAAGGCAAAGTCTTTAGGTATTTGTGCTTTAATTGTTCCTGAATTAAGTTTTGAAGAAAGTTATGATTTGAAGAAAATATGTCAAAAATATCAACTAGCTCTTATTACTTTTATAAGTGTTACAACTCCTAAGCAAAGAATACAAAAATTGGTAAAAAATGCTCAAGGTTTTATTTATTTATTAGCAAGTATAGGTATAACAGGTAGCAAAAGCGTTGAAGAAAGTATTTTATTAGATAAAGTAAAAGAAATTCGAAGTTTTACCAATTTACCTATTTTTGTAGGGTTTGGTATTAAAGACAATAAAGATGTTAAAAAAATGCGTAAAATTGCTGATGGTGTTATTGTGGGAACTAGTATTATTGAGTGTTTTAAAAAAAATGATTTACAAGTCCTTATGCAAGACATTGAAGAAATTTTCAAAAAATAA
- the uvrA gene encoding excinuclease ABC subunit UvrA, with product MNNIIKIIGAKENNLKNIDLEIPKNKLIVFTGLSGSGKSTLAFGTLYAEGQRRYIESLSAYARQFLDKVNKPNVDKIEGLTPAIAIDQKTTSKNPRSTVGTITEIYDYLRLLYARIGIQYCHQCNQKISSMKASDIINAILQFPKGAKIIIYAPLVREKKGTYADLLENLRNKGYVRAQIDGVLVRLDEEIKLSKTKKHSIKLVIDRLEIQEDLLSRLANDIEKGLEESFGEIEIEVLNHEEIKLNKYYHFSEHCACFNCKISFVPLEPLSFSFNSPKGACPSCDGLGIRYTLDMKKIINDNLSLENGAVKIMYGFNKSYYYKFLIAFCEQNNIPTKTSFLDLNEEQKRLVLYGNAKTIEFLWKRNRLKRTFEGVIKIAYEILKDEKDLAEYMSEKICKDCTGHRLKPESLSVKVAKKGLGEILDMSIEDSTAFFADEKNFSYLNQQQKLICQPILKEINERLFFLYDVGLGYLSLGRDARTISGGEAQRIRIASQIGSGLSGVMYVLDEPSIGLHEKDTSKLIKTLRNLQQKGNTLIVVEHDKMTIQEADFIVDIGPKAGKFGGEVVFSGTYKELLKSKSETALYMNGKKQISQLQNRPQQEWLKLKNVNINNIHNLSVDFPLQNLVAITGVSGSGKSSLILQTLLPFAQEELNRAKKVKKLGGVEIEGLEKLDKVIYLDQSPIGRTPRSNPATYTGTMDEIRNLFASTKEAKMRGYKAGRFSFNVKGGRCEKCSGDGEIKIEMHFLPDVMVICDTCHGKRYNDSTLEIKYKGKNISEILNMSILEANEFFNAVPKIRQKLDTLVKVGLDYLTLGQNATTLSGGEAQRIKLAKELSRSDTGKTLYILDEPTTGLHFEDVNKLITVLQHLVNLKNSVFVIEHNLDVIKNADYIIDMGPEGGIKGGKVISCGNVEKVAKEHKKTLSYTGYYLDLELKNTKKI from the coding sequence ATGAATAATATCATAAAAATCATTGGCGCAAAAGAAAATAATCTTAAAAATATTGATCTTGAAATTCCAAAAAACAAACTTATTGTTTTTACAGGACTTAGTGGTAGCGGGAAATCTACTCTTGCTTTTGGCACGCTTTATGCTGAAGGACAAAGACGTTACATAGAAAGTTTAAGTGCTTATGCAAGACAATTTTTAGATAAAGTAAATAAACCCAATGTGGATAAGATCGAAGGACTAACTCCAGCTATTGCCATAGACCAAAAAACCACTTCCAAAAACCCACGTTCAACAGTTGGAACCATTACTGAAATTTATGATTATCTTCGACTTTTATATGCAAGAATAGGTATTCAATATTGCCACCAATGCAATCAAAAAATTTCATCTATGAAAGCAAGTGATATTATTAATGCAATTTTACAATTCCCAAAAGGAGCAAAAATTATTATTTATGCTCCTCTTGTACGTGAAAAAAAAGGCACTTATGCAGACTTACTTGAAAATTTACGCAACAAGGGCTATGTAAGAGCACAAATTGATGGAGTTTTAGTACGCCTTGATGAAGAAATCAAATTAAGTAAAACTAAAAAACATAGCATAAAATTGGTCATAGATCGTCTTGAAATTCAAGAAGATTTACTCTCACGTCTTGCAAATGATATAGAAAAAGGCCTAGAAGAAAGTTTTGGGGAAATAGAAATAGAAGTTTTAAATCATGAAGAAATAAAACTTAATAAATATTATCATTTTAGCGAACATTGTGCTTGCTTTAATTGTAAAATTTCTTTTGTTCCATTAGAACCTTTAAGTTTTTCTTTTAACTCTCCAAAAGGAGCTTGCCCATCATGCGATGGATTAGGTATTCGTTACACTTTAGATATGAAAAAAATTATTAATGATAATTTAAGTCTTGAAAATGGTGCTGTTAAGATTATGTATGGTTTTAATAAAAGTTATTATTATAAATTTCTAATTGCTTTTTGCGAACAAAATAATATTCCTACAAAAACATCTTTTTTAGATCTTAATGAAGAACAAAAACGCCTTGTATTATACGGCAATGCTAAAACCATAGAATTTCTTTGGAAAAGAAATCGTTTAAAACGTACTTTTGAAGGTGTGATTAAAATAGCTTATGAAATACTAAAAGATGAAAAAGATCTTGCAGAATACATGAGTGAAAAAATTTGCAAAGATTGCACTGGACATCGTTTAAAACCTGAAAGCTTATCAGTAAAAGTAGCTAAAAAAGGATTAGGTGAAATTTTAGATATGAGTATAGAAGATAGTACAGCCTTTTTTGCTGATGAAAAAAATTTTTCTTATCTTAATCAGCAACAAAAACTTATTTGTCAACCTATCTTAAAAGAAATCAATGAAAGACTGTTCTTTTTATATGATGTAGGGCTTGGCTATCTTTCTTTAGGACGCGATGCAAGAACTATAAGCGGAGGAGAAGCACAAAGAATTCGTATAGCCTCGCAAATTGGCAGTGGTTTAAGCGGAGTAATGTATGTTTTAGATGAACCAAGCATAGGACTTCATGAAAAAGATACTTCAAAACTTATTAAAACCTTAAGGAATTTACAACAAAAAGGCAATACTTTAATTGTTGTAGAACATGATAAAATGACTATACAAGAAGCTGATTTTATAGTAGATATTGGACCTAAGGCTGGAAAATTTGGCGGTGAGGTAGTATTTAGTGGCACCTATAAAGAGCTTTTAAAAAGCAAAAGTGAAACCGCACTCTATATGAATGGTAAAAAACAAATTTCTCAACTTCAAAATCGCCCCCAACAAGAATGGCTAAAACTTAAAAATGTCAATATTAACAATATTCACAATTTAAGCGTTGACTTTCCTTTGCAAAATTTAGTTGCAATAACTGGAGTTTCAGGATCTGGAAAAAGTTCACTCATACTTCAAACTCTGCTTCCTTTTGCCCAAGAAGAACTCAATCGTGCCAAAAAAGTTAAAAAACTTGGTGGAGTTGAAATAGAAGGTCTTGAGAAGCTTGACAAAGTAATTTATCTTGATCAAAGTCCCATAGGACGTACTCCTCGCTCTAATCCTGCTACTTATACAGGTACTATGGATGAAATCCGTAATCTTTTTGCTTCTACCAAAGAAGCTAAAATGCGTGGTTATAAAGCGGGACGTTTTTCTTTTAATGTAAAAGGAGGAAGATGTGAAAAATGTAGTGGGGATGGGGAAATTAAAATAGAAATGCATTTTTTACCTGATGTTATGGTAATTTGTGATACTTGCCATGGTAAACGCTATAATGATTCTACCTTAGAAATCAAATATAAAGGTAAAAATATCAGCGAAATTTTAAATATGAGTATTTTAGAAGCAAATGAATTTTTTAACGCAGTGCCTAAAATACGTCAAAAATTAGACACTTTAGTAAAAGTGGGCTTAGATTATCTTACCCTAGGACAAAATGCAACAACTCTAAGTGGAGGAGAAGCACAAAGGATTAAATTAGCCAAAGAATTAAGCCGTAGCGATACAGGAAAAACACTTTATATACTTGATGAACCTACAACAGGACTCCACTTTGAAGATGTAAATAAACTCATCACAGTTTTACAACACTTAGTTAATCTTAAAAATTCTGTTTTTGTAATAGAACATAATCTAGATGTCATTAAAAATGCCGATTATATCATTGATATGGGACCTGAAGGTGGGATTAAAGGTGGAAAAGTTATAAGTTGTGGTAATGTAGAAAAAGTTGCCAAAGAACATAAAAAAACCCTCTCTTACACAGGGTATTATTTAGATTTAGAACTTAAAAATACTAAAAAAATATAG
- a CDS encoding anthranilate synthase component I family protein, translated as MYIKNVNFYYRQILSKFKNSYLVEDLSRIIIGIDCDYLDANDLSFSQLKLKYELLAQKSICDHAGLFGIFSWNFISLLEKIPIFSSRNYDFPLFLFANAKAYLIYEKEHNTFLKFGDLKYFDYLRDDFNVFKKEKNYDFEILNCLKEENKDFLKMCEKAKEYLINGDIFQVVLSKQLCIKHQIDAFDYYEQLRTLNPSIYMFYFPSKYGVVLGSSPEFLLKIKDKEIFLAPIAGTRSLDNDCDINVLEKELLNDEKELSEHKMLVDLARNDASKFGINTRVENLFSIIKNKFIMHIVSEVYATMKENVSIFDVIEAVFPAGTLSGAPKIRALEIIRELEMCDRGIYGGAIGFLNFKKDVVLAILIRSTFFTKDRAYISSGAGIVLQSDSKKEYEEICAKRRALLLAFKNLKKENDDTFN; from the coding sequence ATGTATATTAAAAATGTAAATTTTTATTATAGGCAAATCCTTTCAAAATTTAAAAATTCGTATTTAGTAGAGGATTTAAGCAGAATTATTATAGGAATTGATTGTGATTATTTAGATGCTAATGATCTTTCATTTAGTCAATTAAAATTAAAGTATGAGTTGTTAGCTCAAAAAAGTATTTGCGATCATGCGGGATTATTTGGAATTTTTAGTTGGAATTTTATATCTTTATTGGAAAAAATTCCTATTTTTTCTTCAAGAAATTATGATTTTCCTTTATTTTTATTTGCTAATGCTAAGGCTTATTTAATTTATGAAAAAGAGCATAATACTTTTTTAAAATTTGGGGATTTGAAGTATTTTGATTATCTTAGAGATGATTTTAATGTGTTTAAAAAAGAAAAAAATTATGATTTTGAAATTTTAAATTGTTTAAAAGAAGAAAATAAGGATTTTTTAAAAATGTGTGAAAAGGCTAAAGAATATCTTATTAATGGAGATATTTTTCAAGTGGTTTTAAGTAAACAGCTTTGTATTAAGCACCAAATAGATGCTTTTGATTATTATGAGCAATTAAGAACTTTAAATCCTAGTATTTATATGTTTTATTTTCCAAGTAAATATGGGGTGGTTTTGGGTTCTTCTCCAGAATTTTTATTAAAAATTAAAGATAAGGAAATTTTTTTAGCTCCTATTGCAGGAACTAGAAGTTTGGATAATGATTGTGATATTAATGTTTTAGAAAAAGAACTTTTAAATGATGAAAAAGAATTAAGTGAACATAAAATGTTAGTAGATTTAGCAAGAAATGATGCTTCTAAATTTGGGATAAATACAAGAGTAGAAAATCTTTTTTCTATTATTAAAAATAAATTTATTATGCACATAGTAAGTGAAGTGTATGCTACCATGAAAGAAAATGTGAGTATTTTTGATGTGATTGAAGCTGTTTTTCCTGCAGGAACTTTAAGCGGAGCTCCAAAAATTAGAGCTTTAGAGATTATTCGTGAACTTGAGATGTGTGATCGTGGAATTTATGGGGGTGCTATTGGGTTTTTAAATTTTAAGAAAGATGTTGTTTTAGCTATTTTAATACGTTCGACTTTTTTTACAAAAGATAGAGCTTATATATCAAGTGGAGCAGGCATAGTTTTACAAAGTGATAGTAAAAAGGAATATGAAGAAATTTGTGCTAAACGTAGGGCACTTTTGTTGGCTTTTAAAAATTTAAAAAAGGAAAATGATGATACTTTTAATTGA
- a CDS encoding sulfite exporter TauE/SafE family protein: MEIADIPYLIIGIISGIASGLFGIGGGMIIVPSMFMLGSSAHHAIGISVFQMIFAAIFGSYINYKKKNFNLKDGIIIGFGGLLGGSFSGMLLKTLSDITLTSIFLIVSCIFFIKYAFKIKENVTKNQQNFWIKNIVLFIAGSFTGIFAISLGIGGSLLIAPILAYFLGYDSKKVVSLSLFFVIFASISGIISFSNSGVIDFEVIHKGVLVGIASMIGVFIGIKIIEKICITAHRKILLYVYALSILGTTHSLLNKLGVINF, translated from the coding sequence ATGGAAATTGCAGATATACCCTATTTAATTATAGGAATAATTTCAGGTATTGCCTCTGGACTTTTTGGAATTGGCGGAGGCATGATTATTGTACCTTCAATGTTTATGCTTGGATCAAGTGCTCATCATGCTATTGGAATTTCTGTATTTCAAATGATTTTTGCAGCAATTTTTGGCTCTTATATTAATTATAAAAAAAAGAACTTCAATCTAAAAGATGGCATTATAATAGGGTTTGGAGGACTCCTAGGAGGTAGTTTTAGTGGTATGCTTTTAAAAACTTTAAGCGATATCACTCTTACTAGTATATTTTTAATTGTAAGTTGTATATTTTTTATTAAATATGCTTTTAAAATCAAAGAAAACGTAACAAAAAATCAACAAAATTTTTGGATAAAAAATATAGTTTTATTTATTGCAGGTTCTTTCACTGGAATTTTTGCCATTTCCCTAGGAATAGGCGGCAGTCTTTTAATCGCTCCTATTTTAGCTTATTTTTTAGGATATGATAGCAAAAAAGTTGTTTCCTTGTCTTTATTTTTTGTCATTTTTGCATCAATTTCAGGTATTATCTCCTTTTCAAATTCTGGAGTTATAGATTTTGAAGTCATTCATAAAGGTGTATTAGTAGGCATTGCTTCTATGATAGGAGTTTTCATAGGCATAAAAATTATAGAAAAAATATGTATTACAGCCCACAGAAAAATTCTACTTTATGTTTATGCTTTATCAATACTTGGAACAACACATTCTTTACTTAATAAATTAGGAGTTATCAATTTTTAA
- a CDS encoding phosphoribosylanthranilate isomerase yields the protein MLKIKICGIKDEQNAKDLAILNIDFFGLIFAKSPRQVNLEQAKILSSIFHEKSKQVIGVFVDESLDEILRCIKIVKLDGIQIYRCITGEEFKILKTKKVFVWQVVSVLNTLEFKNEIYADLILFDAKGVLKGGNGISFNWTLLKSYSKDFALAGGLGLKNLQEALKTGAKILDFNSKLEDEKGLKDIKRVKKILKELKR from the coding sequence GTGTTAAAAATTAAAATTTGTGGTATAAAAGATGAACAAAATGCTAAAGATTTGGCTATTTTAAATATAGATTTTTTTGGATTGATTTTTGCTAAAAGTCCAAGACAGGTGAATTTAGAACAAGCTAAAATTTTAAGTAGTATTTTTCATGAAAAATCTAAGCAAGTTATTGGTGTTTTTGTGGATGAAAGTTTGGATGAAATTTTAAGATGTATAAAAATAGTAAAGCTTGATGGTATTCAAATTTATCGCTGTATTACTGGTGAAGAATTTAAAATTTTAAAAACTAAAAAAGTTTTTGTTTGGCAAGTTGTTAGTGTATTAAATACTTTAGAATTCAAGAATGAAATTTATGCTGATTTGATACTTTTTGATGCTAAAGGAGTTTTAAAAGGTGGCAATGGAATTAGTTTTAATTGGACCTTATTAAAATCTTATTCTAAAGATTTTGCTTTAGCAGGGGGTTTAGGTTTGAAAAATCTTCAAGAAGCTTTGAAAACTGGAGCTAAAATTTTAGATTTTAATTCTAAACTTGAAGATGAAAAAGGTTTAAAAGATATAAAAAGGGTTAAAAAAATTTTAAAGGAGTTAAAAAGATGA